A genomic stretch from Microtus pennsylvanicus isolate mMicPen1 chromosome 11, mMicPen1.hap1, whole genome shotgun sequence includes:
- the Socs3 gene encoding suppressor of cytokine signaling 3: MVTHSKFPAAGMSRPLDTSLRLKTFSSKSEYQLVVNAVRKLQESGFYWSAVTGGEANLLLSAEPAGTFLIRDSSDQRHFFTLSVKTQSGTKNLRIQCEGGSFSLQSDPRSTQPVPRFDCVLKLVHHYMPPPATSSFSLPPTEPSSEVPEQPPAQALPGSTPKRAYYIYSGGEKIPLVLSRPLSSNVATLQHLCRKTVNGHLDSYEKVTQLPGPIREFLDQYDAPL; this comes from the coding sequence ATGGTCACCCACAGCAAGTTTCCCGCCGCCGGGATGAGCCGCCCCCTGGACACCAGCCTGCGCCTCAAGACCTTCAGCTCCAAGAGCGAGTACCAGCTGGTGGTGAATGCCGTGCGCAAGCTGCAGGAGAGCGGATTCTACTGGAGCGCCGTGACCGGCGGCGAGGCGAACCTGCTGCTCAGCGCCGAGCCCGCGGGCACCTTTCTTATCCGCGACAGCTCGGACCAGCGCCACTTCTTCACGCTGAGCGTCAAGACCCAGTCAGGGACCAAGAACCTACGCATCCAGTGTGAGGGGGGCAGCTTTTCGCTGCAGAGTGACCCTCGGAGCACGCAGCCAGTGCCCCGTTTCGACTGTGTACTCAAGCTGGTGCACCACTACATGCCGCCCCCGgccacctcctccttctctttgccACCCACGGAACCTTCCTCCGAGGTGCCAGAGCAACCACCTGCCCAGGCGCTCCCCGGGAGTACCCCCAAGAGAGCTTACTACATCTATTCTGGGGGCGAGAAGATTCCGCTGGTACTGAGCCGACCTCTCTCCTCCAATGTGGCCACCCTCCAGCATCTCTGCAGGAAGACCGTCAATGGCCACCTGGACTCCTATGAGAAAGTGACCCAGCTGCCTGGACCCATTCGGGAGTTCCTGGACCAGTATGATGCTCCGCTTTAA